The following nucleotide sequence is from Desulfobaccales bacterium.
TCCCTTTGCCCAGGTCCTTCGTCGTAAAAAATGGGTCAAATATCCGGGGAAGATTTTCCTCGGGTATGCCGCAACCGGTATCTGAGACTTCTAAATAGGCGAAGCCTGCTGCGCCTCCTTTGCCGACCCCTCTTTTCTTCCCCTTGTCGCAGTAAGTCTTCAGGGTCAGGATGCCCTTTCTTTCCATGGCATCGATAGCGTTTATGACCAGGTTGATAATCACCTGGTTGAGCTGGCTCCGGTCCACTTTGATCAGCATTTTCTCGTCTGAAAGCTCTTTTACCACTTCTATGTTAATAAACAGGCTCTGATCGCGAATGAGGCTCAGGCTCTGTTCGACCAGGTTATTGAGATCCAGGGTCTCCTTGTTGGCGCTCGTCTGGCGGCTGTAC
It contains:
- a CDS encoding ATP-binding protein: MLLRAARAEKMASLGQLAAGVAHEINNPLTGILLYGGLLLEDLPNDDPKHQDLQSIIEDANQCRNIVKSLLAYSRQTSANKETLDLNNLVEQSLSLIRDQSLFINIEVVKELSDEKMLIKVDRSQLNQVIINLVINAIDAMERKGILTLKTYCDKGKKRGVGKGGAAGFAYLEVSDTGCGIPEENLPRIFDPFFTTKDLGKGTGLGLSTVYGIV